A part of Bacteroidia bacterium genomic DNA contains:
- a CDS encoding gluconokinase — protein sequence MKIYYIMGVAGSGKSTIGKMLAEKLNIPFFDADDFHPPSNIEKMKSGQPLNDLDRIPWLENIAVTARNQLAGAGAVIACSALKEEYRRILAKEIEGQTEWIFLNGNRAIIEERMLQRKDHFMPPALLTSQFQTLEMPANAITIDISLSPEEIIAQIVTE from the coding sequence ATGAAAATCTACTACATAATGGGCGTAGCTGGTTCGGGCAAATCCACCATCGGGAAAATGCTGGCTGAAAAACTGAATATCCCGTTCTTCGATGCAGACGATTTCCACCCACCATCCAATATCGAAAAAATGAAAAGCGGCCAGCCGCTCAACGACCTGGATCGCATCCCCTGGCTGGAAAATATCGCTGTTACGGCCAGAAACCAATTGGCTGGTGCCGGTGCTGTGATTGCATGTTCTGCACTGAAAGAAGAGTACCGGCGTATCCTTGCCAAAGAAATCGAAGGGCAAACCGAATGGATTTTTCTTAACGGCAACAGAGCGATCATTGAAGAAAGGATGTTGCAGCGCAAAGATCACTTTATGCCGCCGGCGTTGCTCACCTCGCAATTTCAAACGCTTGAAATGCCTGCCAACGCCATTACGATCGATATTTCCCTTTCTCCGGAAGAAATTATCGCTCAGATCGTCACAGAATAG